The Desulfobacterales bacterium genomic sequence CCCCCCGGCAAGTCTAATACAGCATAAAGATTACAGCTTTCTAAAAGCGTGTTTCTTAAAGCAATTGAAGCGTTATCGGTATTGGATAAAAATGTGTTTTTAATGACAACACCAGCCCTGCCACCTGCTTTAAGAATTTTGATGAAATGCTGTAGAAATAAAAAAGCGGTTTCACCTGTTCGGATAGGAAAGTTTTGTTGAACTTCGGCTCTTTCTTTACCGCCAAAAGGAGGGTTAGCAAGCACAATATCGTAACGGTCTTTTTCCTGAATATTGGAAATGTTTTCAGAAAGTGTATTAGTATGAACGATATTAGGAGCTTCTACTCCATGTAAAATCATATTCATGATGCCGATAATATAAGCGAGAGATTTTTTTTCTTTGCCGTAAAATGTTTTCTTTTGAAGAGTATCTAAATCTTTAGTAGTCATTGTCTTGCTTGTTTTCAGATACTCAAATGCTTCACATAAGAATCCTGCTGAACCTACAGCACCATCATAAATTTTATTTCCAATTTTAGGTGCTACTACTTTTACGATGGTCTTAATAAGAGATCTTGGCGTGTAATATTCACCTCCGTTCCGTCCTGCGTTACCCATATTTTTTATTTTATCTTCGTAGAGATGCGACATTTCATGTTTTTCACTATGAGAACGAAAATGCAGTTCGTCAATTCGATTAATTACTTCTCTAAGATTATAGCCACTTTGAATTTTATTTTTTATTTCGCTAAATATTTCACCAATCTTATATTCAATAGTGTCAGGACTTTGCGCTGATTCTTTAAATTTTTTTAAATATGGAAAAAGTTTATGGTCAACGAAATCTTTTAAATCATCTCCCGTAAGAGCTTTATGATTATCAATTTTTCCGTCTTTGCCTTTTGGAACAGCCCATACTTCCCATTCGTATTCAGGACTTATAATATTTGTATAAGCCTTACCTGCAAGTTTAGCAGCGGTATTTTTATCTTTTTCAAAATCGTCTAAATATTTTAAGAAAAGAACCCATGAAGTCTGTTCTACATAGTCCAATTCGCTGGAACATCCAGCGTCTTTATGAAGTATATCGTCTATATTTTTAAAAGTTTGTTCAAACATTAAATTATCCAAAACAGTTGTTTATAAATCTTCTTGTTCTTGTTTTATTTTTATACGGATAGGATTAATAAATCCTTTATATTTACTACGGTATAATAAAATATCATATCCTTGAAGTATGAAAGAACCTCCATTATGACTTAATTTTAATATTATTTCTTTCCATGTGTCACAAACATCGAGTTCAATACGAGAGCTATCAGTTGACCATCCTAAAAAAATTTTACCATCTGGACTATAAGAAAATACCCCTATTGATGAACAATTTTTAGGTTTTTTATTTATTTCAAGACAAGATATTTGGATATTAACAAAGTCTTTTTGCATTATTTCTAATATTTTCGGAGGATATTTATTGAAAGTTCTATTTATTGTTTGTATAGCCCAAGATGATCTTGTTGTAATAATATCTTTTATATCTATAGGATCAAGGGCATAACAAATTCCTACATTGTAACGTAATAAATTTTTTATAATTTTTAAATTATTTTGCATATCTTCATTTAGATCATCGAATAAAAGCTTTGGAATATATAAAGAAGAAATATGAAAAGCGTGAACTATGCCAACTACCTTCCCATCAGAGCTACATACAGGTCCTCCGCTATTACCTGGATTAACAGATACATCAACTACTACACTGGAAATTTCGCACGAAAAAGTTTCACAACATTGATAGCCGCTTATTATACCTTTAGAAAATCGAGGAGTCTCAGAACCAAAAGGAAATCCACAAATCCATACTGGTGTGCCCGGTAAAGGAGATTCTCCAATTTCAAGAAAACTTTCTATTTCTTGATTTTCTTCCGGTTTTATTAATGCTAAATCATGAGGATAATCTATGGCTATTAAACTCCCAGATAATTGATAGACCATAGATTCTTTAATCCATTCGATAAATACATCTGAATATCCATTTACAACATGAGCATTTGTGATTACTATAATACCTTCAGACGTGTTTACAAAAAAACCTGAACCTGTTCCATCCTTAGTAAAAACTCTGCAAGTCGATTTCCATAGTGTTGATAGAAAATTATTTTCACTTTCTTGTGTAAATATAGGATGTTCAGCTATATAATCTATATTGTTAGAATTGCTATCTCGTAAGCGTAACTCAAATTCTTTAGGAGTTCTTTTATTCAACATAAGCTTGATTCTTGATTAGTTACTTAAATTAAATAGTGATGTTTACCAAATATCGATGCTTGGCCAACGAAATTTATAACGATTGTCATAGAACTCAAGCTTAAGCCATGCAAGATCACTCTCCCAGTCTTTAATAGCTTGAATAGGTGGATGAATTTTTTTTTTGTTGTTACGACAAAATGCAGCTATACTTTCAGCAATTTTTTGTAGCCGTTTTGATGATGATGGTCGACCCCATTCGTTAATATAACGCGGA encodes the following:
- a CDS encoding N-6 DNA methylase; protein product: MFEQTFKNIDDILHKDAGCSSELDYVEQTSWVLFLKYLDDFEKDKNTAAKLAGKAYTNIISPEYEWEVWAVPKGKDGKIDNHKALTGDDLKDFVDHKLFPYLKKFKESAQSPDTIEYKIGEIFSEIKNKIQSGYNLREVINRIDELHFRSHSEKHEMSHLYEDKIKNMGNAGRNGGEYYTPRSLIKTIVKVVAPKIGNKIYDGAVGSAGFLCEAFEYLKTSKTMTTKDLDTLQKKTFYGKEKKSLAYIIGIMNMILHGVEAPNIVHTNTLSENISNIQEKDRYDIVLANPPFGGKERAEVQQNFPIRTGETAFLFLQHFIKILKAGGRAGVVIKNTFLSNTDNASIALRNTLLESCNLYAVLDLPGGVFAGAGVKTIVLFFEKGAPTKKVWFYQLNLGRNLGKTNPLNENDLAEFVELQKTRADSENSWSVDIADVDTTTYDLSVKNPNKKDETVLRDPLVILYEMKRLDEESAKVLDVIRGLI
- a CDS encoding trypsin-like peptidase domain-containing protein — its product is MLNKRTPKEFELRLRDSNSNNIDYIAEHPIFTQESENNFLSTLWKSTCRVFTKDGTGSGFFVNTSEGIIVITNAHVVNGYSDVFIEWIKESMVYQLSGSLIAIDYPHDLALIKPEENQEIESFLEIGESPLPGTPVWICGFPFGSETPRFSKGIISGYQCCETFSCEISSVVVDVSVNPGNSGGPVCSSDGKVVGIVHAFHISSLYIPKLLFDDLNEDMQNNLKIIKNLLRYNVGICYALDPIDIKDIITTRSSWAIQTINRTFNKYPPKILEIMQKDFVNIQISCLEINKKPKNCSSIGVFSYSPDGKIFLGWSTDSSRIELDVCDTWKEIILKLSHNGGSFILQGYDILLYRSKYKGFINPIRIKIKQEQEDL